In a single window of the Sulfitobacter indolifex genome:
- a CDS encoding polysaccharide biosynthesis/export family protein → MLTATLSKAGLGLVALVAVGGIENLPALATRIPDTTPLVHLAATDHTTPVLASRTKPDFTVAAARSSEKLPSVSETLFTKKSCEHSTSEADLVVSGDRLTLRVFAQAANSTERFERRDLSGTFTVDAAGEIAVPGIGRLPVAGQGPACLEGPVSTALAAEMGIAATVTASFETRPPVLIQGTVISPGSYEFTPNLSVRALLAKAGADGGTADTALYRTLDARSRELRTLRAGLMLRHARLTAQRAGAQDLSLPSDRVKSLHTQLGRDRVHGETAVLQAALAETALRKARDVAIRADLENTLEIAKTRRNSVRARYALLSRQRDQLEAEIGEDCRGRCGTSRRYDELRFDTLNGRLGDLDLTVEDAESRVSEARHALDRHDRDVAFSYAQADSKLALSVAETLADRNALDAEIVSVEAQIMDLGGTADSTIRVERRRGSQIQTLEVHKDFLLLPGDLVIVEPPDDTILVSAEDHQE, encoded by the coding sequence ATGCTAACCGCGACGCTTTCCAAAGCTGGCCTGGGCCTTGTTGCATTGGTTGCAGTGGGTGGCATCGAAAACTTGCCAGCGCTCGCCACCCGGATTCCCGACACAACTCCTTTAGTTCACTTGGCGGCAACAGACCATACAACACCGGTCCTTGCCAGCCGCACCAAGCCCGATTTTACAGTTGCAGCGGCGCGCTCTTCTGAAAAACTGCCAAGCGTGAGTGAAACTCTTTTCACTAAAAAATCCTGCGAGCACAGTACCTCAGAAGCCGACCTCGTCGTCTCCGGGGACCGCCTCACATTGCGGGTCTTCGCTCAGGCAGCAAACAGTACGGAACGCTTTGAACGACGTGATCTTTCTGGCACCTTCACCGTCGATGCGGCAGGAGAAATTGCGGTACCAGGCATCGGCCGCCTGCCCGTTGCCGGGCAAGGGCCTGCCTGTTTGGAAGGCCCTGTGAGCACAGCTTTGGCAGCCGAAATGGGCATCGCGGCAACGGTCACCGCCTCATTCGAGACGCGTCCGCCCGTCCTCATACAAGGCACTGTAATCTCGCCGGGAAGCTATGAGTTCACCCCAAACCTCTCCGTGCGCGCGCTTCTGGCCAAAGCCGGCGCAGATGGGGGCACGGCAGATACAGCTCTATATCGCACTTTAGATGCCCGCAGCCGTGAATTGCGAACCTTGCGGGCGGGGCTCATGTTACGCCATGCCCGTCTGACGGCACAGCGTGCCGGCGCGCAAGATTTGAGCCTCCCGTCTGATCGGGTCAAGTCACTGCACACTCAGCTGGGTCGCGACAGAGTCCATGGAGAGACCGCCGTTCTCCAAGCCGCTCTGGCTGAAACAGCTTTGCGTAAGGCGCGGGATGTCGCCATACGCGCCGATCTAGAGAACACATTGGAAATCGCCAAAACACGGCGCAATTCAGTACGCGCACGCTACGCGCTGCTAAGCCGTCAGCGCGATCAATTAGAGGCCGAGATCGGTGAAGATTGCCGCGGACGGTGCGGCACCAGTCGCAGATATGACGAATTGCGTTTTGATACCCTCAACGGACGACTTGGTGACCTTGATCTTACCGTGGAAGATGCAGAAAGCCGCGTCAGTGAAGCCCGTCATGCTCTTGATCGCCATGACCGTGATGTGGCCTTTTCTTACGCGCAAGCGGATAGCAAACTTGCCCTTTCTGTGGCTGAAACCCTGGCCGATCGCAACGCGCTGGACGCTGAAATCGTCTCCGTCGAAGCCCAAATCATGGACCTTGGTGGTACAGCCGATAGCACTATTCGCGTAGAACGGCGCCGCGGATCGCAAATCCAGACGCTTGAAGTCCACAAAGATTTCCTCTTACTGCCCGGAGACCTTGTCATCGTCGAGCCGCCCGACGATACAATTCTTGTCTCTGCTGAGGACCATCAAGAATGA
- a CDS encoding helix-turn-helix transcriptional regulator, whose amino-acid sequence MSAQEPLIVLLDTLPFRRAAYANQLNTWAEPNGFIVREASELELNACTPALTLIVLGSQRIGSVEGRARIEAAMRLSNKPVAVIVDTQSAECINVALDLDLHGVLNASETPEVLSAALGFIIAGGRYVPHVRASEAAPSEMSYLPQPAEAPLGPIQLLAAENPDNPDLTRRQYEVLYALANGHSNKEIARDLELSEATVKSHVRQVMRKLHVDNRTQAALLARDLLSTPNAQNLHAPTPLT is encoded by the coding sequence ATGTCTGCTCAGGAGCCTCTCATTGTACTGCTCGATACACTGCCATTCAGACGGGCGGCATATGCCAATCAGCTGAACACTTGGGCTGAACCAAATGGTTTTATTGTTCGAGAAGCCAGTGAGCTGGAACTAAATGCCTGCACACCCGCCCTCACGCTCATCGTTTTAGGATCACAGCGCATTGGCAGCGTCGAGGGGCGCGCACGTATTGAGGCGGCAATGCGCCTGTCAAACAAGCCGGTTGCCGTCATCGTCGACACTCAATCCGCTGAATGTATTAATGTCGCGCTGGACCTGGACCTGCATGGTGTCCTGAATGCCTCAGAGACACCTGAAGTTCTTTCCGCAGCGCTTGGGTTTATTATCGCAGGGGGGCGCTATGTCCCACATGTGCGGGCTTCTGAAGCTGCTCCCTCTGAAATGTCCTATTTGCCGCAACCCGCGGAAGCGCCTTTGGGGCCAATCCAACTACTTGCAGCAGAAAACCCCGACAATCCTGACCTCACCCGCCGTCAGTACGAGGTGCTCTACGCCCTTGCAAATGGCCACTCCAACAAAGAGATCGCCCGAGATCTGGAGCTATCCGAAGCCACGGTAAAAAGCCACGTGCGGCAAGTCATGCGCAAACTGCACGTCGACAACCGGACGCAAGCCGCCTTGCTCGCTCGGGATCTCTTAAGCACGCCAAACGCACAAAACCTCCATGCGCCAACGCCGCTGACGTGA
- the pelF gene encoding GT4 family glycosyltransferase PelF encodes MTAQGEVDVCIVVEGCYPFITGGVSSWLDWLIRAQPDLTFAIVAITADHHPREIKYELPPNVSDFRVLPLAPEARRPRMGRPLLDGQIYGDALQRFWDAADVDAFETLCQIATTPIGRTLPALPWQEVQPDHADFISSQPAWEALNICARALAPEASYSDTFWAWRTLVGGLMSILSAPLPRAKIYHAISTGYAGLYAVRAAREMNARSAITEHGIYTNERRIDLLMADWLEDRIHKGFAVHDRRRDVRDLWTQMFDSFAQVAYAQADRITTLYGANQTFQRALGARDEQMSIIPNGIMLEKFEGLCPVQNKARPTVGLIGRLVPIKDIENCIRAAAVIRQSVPDVEVLIIGPTDEDPNYFEACKRRVAELQLENTVRFTGRMNIFDILPSLDVMLLTSISEAQPLVLLEAGAARIPCVATDVGSCREILEGTADEAPALGRGGFVVPPMDPDALGAAVIRLLSNDTLRRSCGEVLRKRVETSFTSEISSGAYGALYRELSP; translated from the coding sequence ATGACCGCTCAAGGTGAAGTGGATGTCTGCATCGTCGTCGAAGGATGCTACCCTTTTATCACAGGCGGCGTTTCTTCATGGCTTGACTGGCTCATTCGCGCGCAGCCTGACCTTACATTTGCGATTGTTGCGATCACCGCAGATCATCATCCCCGCGAAATCAAATATGAACTCCCCCCAAATGTTTCTGATTTTCGGGTCTTACCATTGGCCCCTGAGGCACGCCGCCCACGTATGGGCCGTCCTTTACTTGACGGTCAAATCTATGGTGACGCTCTCCAGCGCTTTTGGGATGCCGCCGATGTGGATGCTTTTGAAACACTTTGCCAAATCGCGACCACCCCCATAGGGCGCACCCTTCCCGCTTTGCCTTGGCAAGAGGTGCAGCCCGACCACGCTGATTTCATCTCCTCGCAACCCGCATGGGAGGCGCTCAATATCTGCGCGCGCGCGCTCGCTCCTGAAGCCTCCTATAGCGATACATTCTGGGCTTGGCGCACCCTCGTAGGAGGCTTGATGTCCATTTTATCGGCCCCCCTCCCCCGGGCAAAAATCTATCATGCGATCTCTACAGGTTATGCTGGACTTTATGCCGTTCGCGCAGCCCGCGAGATGAACGCACGTTCGGCCATAACCGAACACGGCATCTATACGAATGAAAGACGAATTGATCTGTTGATGGCCGATTGGTTGGAGGATCGTATTCACAAAGGATTTGCCGTTCATGACAGGCGCCGTGACGTGCGCGATCTATGGACCCAAATGTTTGATAGCTTTGCCCAAGTCGCCTACGCGCAGGCAGATCGCATCACCACGCTCTACGGGGCGAACCAGACCTTCCAGCGCGCTTTAGGCGCGCGAGATGAGCAAATGTCGATCATTCCCAATGGCATTATGTTGGAAAAATTTGAAGGGCTCTGCCCTGTGCAAAATAAAGCCCGCCCTACCGTCGGTCTTATCGGGCGGTTGGTGCCCATCAAGGACATCGAAAACTGCATCCGCGCCGCCGCGGTCATCCGCCAATCTGTACCAGATGTGGAAGTCCTTATCATCGGTCCGACCGACGAAGATCCAAACTATTTCGAGGCCTGCAAGCGCCGCGTGGCCGAACTGCAGTTGGAAAATACCGTGCGCTTCACGGGCCGAATGAACATTTTTGACATCCTACCCTCTCTTGATGTCATGCTTTTAACCTCAATCAGTGAAGCCCAGCCCCTTGTCCTGCTCGAAGCCGGTGCCGCGCGCATCCCTTGTGTGGCAACCGATGTTGGATCGTGCAGAGAAATCCTGGAGGGCACGGCAGATGAAGCCCCTGCACTCGGTAGGGGCGGCTTTGTGGTGCCCCCCATGGACCCGGACGCTCTTGGTGCAGCCGTCATTCGTTTGCTGTCCAATGACACTCTGCGCAGATCCTGTGGGGAAGTGTTGCGCAAACGCGTAGAAACCAGCTTTACCTCTGAAATTTCTTCTGGGGCATATGGGGCCCTTTATCGCGAGCTTTCTCCATGA
- the pelG gene encoding exopolysaccharide Pel transporter PelG — protein sequence MSKTDWWLDGPLLSPIRKVLEALIVAAGPWVLAVVTLALIGRTAERWLAPEALEDIRLTVVYAFMIAPMVAAPLGVTAARLITNTAEPPHHDSALAALMLVTCGLAGITAQALAAVVVFALRLSDPELALAFVVLTSSSAMMWTAFIIMNACRLRPHLVLSFAAGMGLALTLCQFSIQFSISGALLVWCFTAGIALSFALCLAPFYAIDLPPALLRKTVVDLRKTAGTTWPLAAGAFFAIAGIWADKWIAWAGPNGLVSTAGFAHSPTYDSALFLAHLSAVPGLAALTIHFESPARHAMAQFQSTLTHGASLKAAEQAGEALSAKLWRGIHRTLLTQLALSGLLLLLAPAAASLAGLLLDQFLILRTALIGSLLHILFLSTSAVLILCNRKQAFLTLQLLFVMTNVASTAILSAVYGTTALGFTIASALASIVATIYAHATLRDVLRHCYLTGNEALFYK from the coding sequence ATGTCCAAAACGGACTGGTGGCTCGATGGGCCGCTTCTGAGCCCAATACGCAAAGTATTAGAAGCCCTGATCGTCGCCGCTGGACCGTGGGTTCTCGCTGTTGTGACGCTGGCCTTAATAGGACGGACCGCTGAACGGTGGCTTGCCCCAGAGGCATTGGAAGATATCCGTCTTACGGTGGTATATGCCTTTATGATCGCACCTATGGTGGCGGCCCCTCTTGGAGTGACCGCTGCACGTTTGATCACCAATACCGCAGAGCCGCCGCATCACGATTCCGCCCTAGCAGCACTTATGCTCGTCACCTGCGGGCTTGCAGGTATCACCGCCCAAGCCTTGGCGGCAGTGGTTGTATTTGCGTTGCGGCTGAGCGATCCGGAACTCGCGCTGGCCTTTGTCGTCCTAACTTCCTCCTCTGCTATGATGTGGACAGCATTTATCATCATGAATGCCTGTCGGCTTCGCCCACATCTGGTTTTGTCATTTGCGGCCGGCATGGGGCTGGCCCTGACATTGTGTCAATTCAGCATTCAGTTCTCCATCAGCGGCGCCCTTCTCGTGTGGTGCTTCACCGCCGGGATCGCTCTTTCTTTTGCGCTTTGCTTGGCTCCGTTCTACGCTATTGATCTGCCTCCCGCTTTACTGCGCAAGACAGTCGTGGACCTGAGGAAAACCGCCGGGACTACCTGGCCCCTCGCCGCCGGCGCTTTTTTTGCAATCGCAGGGATTTGGGCCGATAAATGGATTGCTTGGGCCGGGCCGAATGGCTTGGTTTCAACAGCCGGGTTTGCACATTCTCCGACATATGACAGCGCTTTGTTTCTGGCGCATCTCTCAGCCGTTCCCGGGCTCGCTGCTCTGACTATCCATTTTGAAAGCCCTGCCCGTCATGCGATGGCACAATTTCAAAGCACATTGACCCATGGCGCGTCGCTAAAGGCTGCAGAACAGGCTGGTGAAGCGCTGTCTGCAAAGCTCTGGCGGGGTATTCATCGCACCTTACTGACGCAACTCGCCCTCTCTGGTCTGCTGCTTTTATTAGCCCCTGCAGCCGCTTCTCTCGCGGGCCTACTGCTCGACCAATTTTTGATCTTGCGCACTGCCCTTATCGGCTCGCTGCTACACATTCTATTTTTATCGACTTCAGCGGTGCTCATTTTGTGCAATCGCAAACAGGCCTTCCTAACCTTACAGCTGTTGTTTGTGATGACGAACGTGGCAAGCACAGCGATTCTATCTGCCGTTTATGGCACGACCGCACTTGGCTTCACGATCGCTTCCGCCCTCGCCAGTATCGTGGCCACCATATACGCACACGCAACACTGCGCGATGTTTTACGGCATTGTTATCTTACCGGAAACGAAGCGCTCTTCTACAAGTAA
- a CDS encoding RES family NAD+ phosphorylase, with product MTPLPSPIGSGELRFWRLDQKRHAPTWSSGEGSFQVGGRWNSVGVRAVYCAVDPSTAILEVAVHKGFKALDTAPHTLTSARVIDLNDVHVLDVSDIPNSNWLVPGAHGPGQKSFGDELLKDHIFVLIPSTVSRHSWNLMFDAEKAKDRFDDIQQEPFALDPRLHV from the coding sequence GTGACCCCGCTTCCATCTCCAATCGGTTCTGGAGAATTGCGGTTCTGGCGACTTGATCAAAAACGACATGCTCCCACTTGGTCATCGGGTGAAGGTTCGTTTCAGGTCGGGGGCCGCTGGAATTCTGTGGGCGTGCGAGCAGTTTACTGCGCAGTAGATCCCTCCACAGCAATCCTTGAAGTTGCTGTGCACAAAGGTTTCAAGGCACTTGATACTGCTCCACACACTCTGACATCAGCTCGCGTTATCGATCTTAATGACGTTCATGTTCTAGACGTGAGCGATATTCCGAATTCTAATTGGCTGGTTCCGGGTGCACATGGACCGGGACAGAAATCGTTCGGCGATGAGCTGCTGAAAGATCATATTTTTGTACTGATCCCGTCGACGGTCAGTCGGCATAGTTGGAATCTGATGTTCGATGCAGAGAAAGCTAAAGATCGGTTTGATGATATCCAGCAAGAGCCCTTCGCCTTGGATCCTCGGCTGCACGTCTAA
- the parS gene encoding type II RES/Xre toxin-antitoxin system antitoxin encodes MTATASSGLGGKRRAPPRSAKVKAHVLDTENRVHLNLNETFGAYHLLGGADIFADVVKNSLEAHDEIMKGFSADALIHLVESVSVLSTGDALAKAIGMSLRTLQRKKASSKVDRLSTEQSSRAWQFAEILAQAISVLGDQETAENWMLEPAFGLDNRRPIDLLSTTAGAEAVENYLTRLEYGVYT; translated from the coding sequence ATGACTGCAACAGCTTCATCCGGCCTCGGCGGTAAGCGTCGAGCACCACCAAGATCGGCTAAGGTTAAGGCGCATGTTCTGGATACTGAGAACCGGGTTCACCTCAATTTAAATGAGACTTTTGGAGCCTATCATCTGTTGGGTGGCGCCGACATATTCGCAGATGTGGTTAAAAACTCGCTGGAAGCTCACGATGAGATAATGAAAGGCTTCTCAGCAGATGCCTTAATCCACCTGGTTGAGAGCGTCTCAGTACTCTCAACCGGTGATGCGCTAGCGAAAGCTATAGGCATGAGTTTGCGTACGCTTCAGCGTAAGAAAGCAAGTTCGAAGGTTGATCGCCTGTCAACTGAGCAAAGTAGCAGAGCATGGCAGTTTGCTGAAATTCTAGCTCAAGCAATTAGTGTTTTAGGCGACCAAGAAACAGCAGAAAACTGGATGCTAGAGCCTGCTTTTGGCCTCGATAACCGGCGCCCAATTGATCTTCTATCTACGACGGCCGGAGCTGAAGCCGTAGAGAACTACCTTACCAGGCTGGAGTACGGAGTTTATACGTGA
- the galE gene encoding UDP-glucose 4-epimerase GalE: MKESTMKRRILTTGGAGYIGSHTTVELLKAGHSVVILDNFENSDRDRVARIPLIAGTADVRLVEGDVRDAQLMADVLKRHKIDAVVHFAGKKAVAESVANPLLYYHDNITGAVSVLSAMREVGCKKLIFSSSATVYGDTEVLPICETAPTSVSNPYGRTKLMIEEIIDDTAASLADFQAISLRYFNPVGAHASGLIGECPRGVPNNLFPYIAQAAAGIRDYIQIHGSDYETSDGTGSRDYIHVVDLARGHVAAVEHLFSASADYTPHRKVNLGTGQGYTVLQVLHAFSKACGFPVPYKRGPRRPGDVSASLADPSLSRALFGWKPELGLEEMCRDHWNFQKRERDKSNNGMCMPSLTHQIISDHAAAAETYLAAPGGRDILN; encoded by the coding sequence ATGAAGGAGAGCACAATGAAGAGGCGCATTCTCACCACTGGTGGGGCTGGATACATCGGCTCACACACCACAGTCGAACTTTTAAAAGCAGGCCATTCGGTTGTCATTCTTGATAACTTTGAAAACTCTGACCGTGACCGGGTTGCACGAATTCCCTTGATTGCAGGCACCGCTGATGTGCGCCTGGTGGAAGGCGATGTACGCGATGCGCAGTTAATGGCGGATGTGCTAAAGCGCCACAAGATTGACGCGGTGGTGCACTTTGCTGGCAAAAAAGCTGTGGCTGAATCAGTTGCTAATCCACTGCTCTATTATCATGACAACATTACAGGTGCGGTATCCGTGCTCTCTGCGATGCGGGAGGTCGGGTGCAAAAAGCTCATCTTCTCATCTTCAGCCACGGTCTATGGCGACACTGAGGTGCTTCCCATCTGCGAGACAGCCCCCACTTCTGTCTCTAATCCTTATGGGCGGACGAAGCTCATGATCGAGGAAATCATTGACGACACCGCGGCTTCACTGGCCGATTTTCAGGCTATTTCGTTGCGCTATTTTAATCCGGTTGGCGCCCATGCGTCCGGGCTCATTGGCGAGTGCCCCCGCGGCGTGCCGAACAATCTCTTTCCTTATATCGCCCAAGCTGCTGCAGGAATAAGAGACTACATACAAATCCATGGCAGTGACTATGAGACCAGCGACGGCACAGGCAGCCGTGACTACATCCATGTCGTTGATCTTGCACGCGGACATGTCGCTGCGGTGGAGCATCTGTTCTCAGCCTCGGCGGATTATACACCTCATCGCAAAGTCAACCTGGGCACGGGTCAGGGCTATACGGTGCTGCAAGTGCTTCACGCATTCTCCAAAGCTTGTGGGTTTCCAGTTCCTTATAAGAGGGGCCCGCGTCGTCCGGGGGATGTTTCCGCCTCATTGGCAGACCCATCGCTTAGTCGTGCTTTGTTTGGCTGGAAGCCTGAGCTCGGTCTCGAAGAAATGTGTCGCGATCATTGGAATTTTCAAAAACGTGAGCGTGACAAGTCGAACAATGGTATGTGCATGCCCTCGCTCACACATCAGATCATATCCGATCACGCAGCAGCAGCGGAAACATATCTAGCGGCGCCTGGCGGCCGAGACATCCTCAATTGA
- a CDS encoding type II toxin-antitoxin system HipA family toxin, whose amino-acid sequence MARIPRTGRSRRQSKTAVWYERSKVGTLTRGADGAIGFTYDVDWLESDTAFPVASVLPLSKTKWHGNPVVAAFDNLLPDAEGDLREKIAARVGAAGQDVYSLLSVLGRDCVGALQFLPMGEDPSEQDMLYRIISEEEIVADLKNLAAAPLAQGDDDDFRISIAGAQEKTAYLQVDSQWAKPRGITPTSHIFKTPMGVLPGPDQIDLSDSVENELFCMTLAREIGLPAAHVEKITLPDQMVLSVERFDRDWRGDKLMRLPQEDICQSLGYPSARKYQKAGGPGIGQIMELLRESDTPIEDRETFFRAQIFFYLIGASDGHAKNFSLHLGRQGRFRLAPLYDILSIAPIVRAGRLQRKRYRLAMSIDGHYGIDEIVPRHYEAEARAAGLPKGRALELLYDMAERLDAALDRTRLKLGKLAPDTVSDPIESEAMERATQVRQLL is encoded by the coding sequence ATGGCGCGCATTCCCCGCACCGGTCGCAGCAGACGCCAAAGTAAAACTGCTGTATGGTACGAGAGATCCAAAGTCGGAACCCTGACACGGGGAGCGGATGGCGCAATCGGCTTCACCTATGATGTCGACTGGCTGGAATCCGACACGGCCTTTCCTGTTGCCAGCGTACTGCCGCTGTCTAAGACGAAATGGCATGGCAATCCGGTGGTTGCCGCCTTCGACAACCTTTTGCCCGATGCAGAAGGAGACCTGCGGGAGAAGATCGCCGCACGCGTCGGCGCTGCCGGACAGGATGTATACTCACTACTGTCGGTATTAGGGCGCGATTGTGTAGGGGCGCTTCAGTTTCTACCGATGGGGGAGGACCCATCAGAACAAGACATGTTGTATCGCATCATCTCGGAAGAGGAGATTGTAGCTGACCTAAAGAACCTCGCAGCAGCGCCACTCGCACAGGGCGACGACGATGATTTTCGGATTTCCATCGCCGGTGCGCAAGAAAAGACAGCCTACCTTCAAGTGGATAGTCAGTGGGCCAAGCCGCGCGGCATCACACCAACAAGCCATATTTTCAAAACGCCTATGGGGGTTCTCCCCGGTCCGGACCAAATCGACCTAAGCGACAGTGTCGAGAATGAATTGTTTTGTATGACCCTCGCACGTGAAATCGGGTTGCCTGCCGCGCATGTCGAGAAGATCACCCTTCCCGACCAGATGGTTCTGTCGGTTGAGCGCTTTGATCGGGATTGGCGAGGGGACAAACTGATGCGCCTGCCTCAGGAGGATATCTGCCAGTCATTGGGGTATCCCTCCGCGAGGAAATACCAGAAAGCCGGTGGCCCTGGTATCGGGCAAATAATGGAGCTGCTGCGGGAATCCGATACGCCCATCGAGGATCGAGAGACATTCTTTCGAGCGCAAATTTTCTTTTACTTGATTGGTGCCTCGGATGGGCATGCCAAAAACTTCAGCCTTCATCTGGGACGTCAGGGACGTTTTAGGCTGGCGCCTCTCTATGATATCTTAAGCATCGCCCCGATCGTGCGCGCAGGGCGATTGCAACGGAAACGCTATCGGCTCGCCATGTCGATCGACGGCCACTACGGTATCGACGAGATAGTACCTCGCCACTATGAAGCCGAAGCGCGCGCTGCCGGACTGCCCAAAGGCCGCGCCCTAGAGCTATTGTATGATATGGCAGAGCGGCTTGACGCCGCGTTGGATCGGACCCGGCTCAAGCTTGGAAAACTGGCCCCAGACACCGTCAGTGATCCGATCGAAAGTGAGGCCATGGAGCGAGCCACGCAAGTCAGGCAGCTGCTTTAA
- a CDS encoding helix-turn-helix domain-containing protein, protein MSNTSAYPVRSLRQAGTALRARRTAQGMSQKQLGKITGTAQSTISDIENGVVAASLDVYLRLLEAMGAELSVSDRLSGRDIN, encoded by the coding sequence ATGAGCAATACGTCCGCATACCCCGTCCGAAGTTTGCGGCAGGCAGGCACAGCTTTACGCGCCCGGCGGACTGCGCAGGGCATGAGTCAAAAGCAATTGGGCAAAATTACAGGTACTGCCCAATCTACCATTTCGGACATCGAAAACGGCGTTGTGGCAGCGAGTCTCGATGTTTATTTGCGCCTGCTTGAAGCCATGGGCGCTGAGCTTTCCGTGTCAGACCGTCTGTCCGGTCGAGACATAAACTGA
- a CDS encoding endo alpha-1,4 polygalactosaminidase has translation MFVAAAASLTSLPGLACTEPADSRALRLTSALKSGYGVQYWGASFQAETLAQAPHGLLIIEATKIGAADTSDGREVTFTAEEMERIRRQGERPVLAYLNLTEVEPWRDYWPEDGKTPPWLGPETSTGDKLAAFWRSEWRKILRQRVIRLMNTGVDGLFLDDALNYFVAGSLKDKAPDMPSDVPAAAEVMLSLVQEIAAEARTVRCNALIIVNNGVFVGRDAGSKSRAAFNTYRAAIDGIMIEDGFGGADTPVLHTALQEDYIAEGIPVLSLDFAAKAQAEDMVNRAHVKGYAPYIVLDGSFSSLAPPVPSAP, from the coding sequence ATGTTTGTTGCCGCAGCAGCTTCGCTGACCTCTCTGCCTGGCCTCGCCTGCACAGAGCCGGCTGATAGCAGAGCCCTGCGCCTCACTTCGGCGCTCAAATCCGGTTATGGCGTTCAATATTGGGGGGCTTCGTTCCAAGCGGAAACACTGGCACAGGCGCCGCATGGTCTCTTGATCATCGAGGCGACAAAAATCGGCGCAGCTGATACGTCGGATGGGCGTGAAGTTACCTTCACCGCAGAGGAAATGGAGCGGATACGCCGTCAGGGCGAGCGGCCCGTATTGGCCTATCTGAACCTCACGGAGGTAGAGCCTTGGCGCGATTACTGGCCTGAAGACGGAAAAACGCCCCCGTGGCTTGGGCCAGAGACATCGACCGGTGACAAGCTCGCTGCGTTCTGGCGGAGCGAATGGCGAAAAATACTTCGGCAGCGTGTCATCCGCTTGATGAACACTGGCGTCGACGGTCTTTTTCTTGATGACGCGCTGAATTACTTTGTGGCGGGCTCTTTGAAAGACAAAGCGCCAGACATGCCGTCAGATGTGCCCGCGGCAGCTGAGGTCATGCTATCTCTCGTTCAAGAAATAGCAGCCGAAGCGCGGACAGTGCGCTGTAACGCTCTGATTATTGTCAATAATGGCGTGTTTGTAGGCCGAGATGCCGGGTCGAAAAGCCGAGCTGCATTCAACACGTATCGTGCTGCGATCGACGGCATTATGATCGAAGATGGATTTGGCGGCGCAGATACCCCTGTTTTGCATACAGCCTTGCAAGAAGACTACATTGCCGAAGGCATTCCGGTTCTCTCACTGGACTTCGCCGCGAAGGCACAAGCCGAAGACATGGTGAATAGAGCGCACGTCAAAGGGTATGCGCCCTATATTGTTCTGGATGGCAGTTTCTCTTCACTTGCACCGCCTGTCCCCAGTGCTCCTTAA
- a CDS encoding c-type cytochrome has protein sequence MPEAPDGAKFYAENCVSCHGASGKGNGALAAELDSAPADLTLLARKNDGTFPRAQALSYIYGHPEQRHMERAMPQFGGAMAHDTVPVEINGILTPTPRELAGLLVYLESIQR, from the coding sequence ATGCCAGAAGCACCCGATGGCGCTAAATTCTACGCGGAAAATTGCGTTTCGTGCCACGGAGCCTCAGGAAAAGGAAACGGGGCTTTAGCGGCAGAACTTGATTCAGCTCCTGCAGACTTGACCCTTCTGGCCCGCAAGAACGACGGCACTTTTCCCCGCGCGCAGGCACTCAGCTACATCTATGGGCACCCAGAGCAGCGCCATATGGAGCGCGCCATGCCACAGTTCGGGGGAGCGATGGCACATGATACGGTGCCGGTCGAAATAAACGGCATTCTTACACCAACACCGCGTGAGCTGGCAGGGTTGCTTGTCTATCTGGAAAGCATCCAGCGCTAA